The following proteins come from a genomic window of Polyangiaceae bacterium:
- the dnaX gene encoding DNA polymerase III subunit gamma/tau, giving the protein MSYVVLARKWRPMAFEDLVGQDHVARTLENAIKSGRVAHAFLFTGVRGVGKTTSARILAKALNCMGKPGTVEPGKDPGPTVTPCLECAACKEIAAGTDVDVREIDGASYNGVDEVRRLQEQLPYRPARDRFKIFIVDEVHMLSQSAWNAFLKTLEEPPPHVKFIFATTEVHKVPVTILSRVQRFDFKLIPTQLIAARLRHVLDSENVKADDTAIGILAREAAGSMRDAMSLLDQVIAWGGETLSGQDVARVLGVASRQVLHDVASGLVVGEAERCLHVLADLSGQGFDMVHVARDLLELLRDLVVAKVCASPGELLDLADEEKRDVTALAERTDADDLLRLHQGFSQGFDDVVRSGQPRAALEMLLVRLCRRPPLMPVDDLVGRLSSLERRLAGGGGSRAAAAEPPRTAPRSGPERSGGRPREQRPAPRPPPKEDRRDEPPAVAPLRVVPPPDPAPAPAPPPPSADEALLSQWVALLNHLAEARPELAAILEHAAPLSLSADEIVVGYPPDSVFSKQASEKETLEALKRAARTVLGKEPHVVIELDSERARAFDTVAAREVRAREQRVRKAMHAAKNHPSVLGAVEILGARIKDVKLANE; this is encoded by the coding sequence ATGAGCTACGTAGTGTTGGCGCGCAAATGGCGGCCCATGGCGTTCGAGGATCTGGTCGGGCAGGACCACGTTGCTCGCACGCTGGAGAACGCCATCAAGAGCGGACGGGTCGCCCACGCGTTCCTGTTCACCGGTGTGCGGGGCGTGGGCAAGACGACCAGCGCACGCATCCTGGCCAAAGCCCTGAACTGCATGGGCAAGCCCGGGACCGTGGAGCCCGGAAAGGACCCTGGGCCAACGGTCACGCCTTGCCTCGAGTGCGCGGCCTGCAAGGAGATCGCCGCGGGCACCGACGTGGACGTGCGGGAGATCGACGGCGCCAGCTACAACGGCGTCGACGAAGTCCGGCGCCTCCAAGAGCAGCTGCCCTACCGGCCCGCGCGGGATCGCTTCAAGATCTTCATCGTGGACGAGGTCCACATGCTCAGCCAGAGCGCGTGGAACGCATTCCTGAAGACGCTCGAAGAGCCGCCGCCGCACGTGAAGTTCATCTTCGCCACCACGGAGGTGCACAAGGTCCCGGTCACCATCCTCTCCCGAGTACAGCGCTTCGACTTCAAGCTGATCCCCACCCAGCTGATCGCCGCTCGTCTGCGGCACGTGCTGGACTCGGAGAACGTCAAGGCGGACGACACCGCCATCGGCATCTTGGCCCGAGAAGCCGCCGGCAGCATGCGGGACGCGATGAGCCTGCTGGATCAGGTGATCGCCTGGGGCGGAGAAACGCTCAGTGGGCAGGACGTTGCTCGCGTGCTGGGGGTCGCCAGTCGTCAGGTCCTTCACGACGTCGCCAGCGGACTGGTCGTCGGCGAAGCAGAGCGCTGCCTGCACGTGTTGGCGGACCTTTCCGGCCAGGGCTTCGACATGGTGCACGTGGCGCGGGATCTGCTCGAGCTGTTGCGTGACTTGGTCGTCGCCAAGGTGTGCGCATCGCCGGGGGAGCTGTTGGATCTCGCCGACGAGGAGAAGCGCGACGTGACTGCGCTGGCCGAGCGCACGGACGCCGACGATCTACTGCGGCTGCATCAGGGCTTTTCCCAAGGCTTCGACGACGTCGTACGCAGCGGGCAGCCACGCGCTGCGCTCGAGATGCTCTTGGTACGGTTGTGTCGGCGGCCGCCGCTGATGCCCGTCGACGACCTCGTGGGTCGCCTTTCGTCCCTCGAACGCCGCCTCGCGGGAGGCGGCGGGAGTCGCGCGGCCGCGGCCGAGCCGCCGCGCACTGCGCCGCGCAGCGGGCCGGAGCGCAGCGGGGGTCGTCCCCGGGAGCAGCGTCCGGCGCCGCGTCCGCCGCCGAAGGAGGACCGACGCGACGAGCCTCCAGCGGTCGCCCCTCTGCGGGTGGTTCCGCCGCCGGATCCGGCCCCGGCTCCCGCGCCGCCCCCGCCGTCGGCGGACGAAGCGCTCCTTTCCCAGTGGGTCGCCTTGTTGAACCATCTGGCGGAAGCGCGGCCGGAGCTGGCCGCCATCTTGGAGCACGCGGCGCCACTGTCGCTCTCCGCGGACGAGATCGTGGTCGGCTACCCGCCGGACAGCGTGTTCTCCAAGCAGGCGAGCGAGAAGGAGACGCTCGAAGCGCTCAAGCGCGCCGCGCGCACGGTGCTCGGCAAGGAGCCCCACGTGGTGATCGAGCTCGACTCCGAGCGGGCGCGAGCCTTCGATACCGTCGCCGCGCGGGAAGTCCGCGCCCGAGAGCAGCGCGTGCGGAAGGCCATGCACGCTGCCAAGAACCACCCCAGCGTGCTGGGCGCCGTGGAGATTCTCGGCGCCCGCATCAAAGACGTGAAGCTCGCCAACGAGTGA
- the recR gene encoding recombination protein RecR — protein MLPEQLSRVIQLLSRLPGVGEKTAQRFALYLCSEGGELAARLGEELSSLPDRVRPCERCGNLAAVDEDGHAVCTVCRDSRRDPTLLCVVAKVQDLIAIEKSSAMRGRYFVLDKLLSPLDGVGPEELPLEALSARIREDGVSEVIVATPPSVDGEATALLLARELGRAGVKVSRIASGVPHGGDLEFADQITLGRAIDGRRNI, from the coding sequence GTGTTACCCGAACAGCTTTCGAGAGTGATCCAGCTCCTGTCCCGCCTGCCTGGCGTGGGCGAGAAGACCGCACAGCGCTTTGCCCTGTACCTGTGCTCCGAGGGCGGTGAGCTCGCGGCGCGCCTGGGAGAGGAGCTCTCGAGCTTGCCCGATCGAGTACGGCCCTGCGAGCGCTGCGGAAACCTCGCCGCGGTGGACGAGGACGGTCACGCGGTATGTACCGTGTGCCGAGACTCACGGCGCGATCCCACGCTGCTGTGTGTCGTGGCCAAGGTCCAAGACCTGATTGCCATAGAGAAGAGCTCGGCCATGCGCGGCCGCTATTTCGTGCTCGACAAGCTGCTCTCCCCGCTGGACGGCGTGGGGCCCGAAGAGCTGCCGCTGGAGGCCCTTTCGGCGCGCATCCGCGAGGACGGCGTGTCGGAGGTGATCGTGGCCACGCCGCCCTCGGTGGACGGGGAAGCGACGGCCCTGCTCCTGGCGCGGGAGCTCGGCCGCGCGGGGGTGAAGGTGAGCCGCATCGCCAGCGGTGTGCCGCACGGCGGAGACCTGGAATTCGCCGATCAGATCACCCTCGGCCGCGCCATCGACGGGCGCCGAAACATCTGA
- a CDS encoding RidA family protein translates to MPKRIIKTDKAPAAIGPYSQAVISGDLVFTSGQIPLDPSSGELCEGDIEAQTHQVMKNLSVVLDAAGVDFGAVVKTTIYLQDMDDFARVNAAYATYFPAEPPARATVQVARLPKGARVEIDAIARRG, encoded by the coding sequence ATGCCGAAACGGATCATCAAGACGGACAAGGCCCCGGCCGCCATCGGACCCTACAGCCAGGCCGTGATCAGCGGCGACTTGGTCTTCACCAGCGGACAGATCCCCCTCGACCCGAGCAGCGGCGAGCTGTGCGAGGGTGACATCGAAGCGCAGACCCACCAGGTGATGAAGAATCTCAGCGTGGTGCTCGACGCAGCGGGAGTCGATTTCGGTGCGGTGGTGAAGACCACGATCTACCTCCAGGACATGGATGATTTTGCGCGAGTCAATGCCGCGTACGCGACGTACTTCCCGGCCGAGCCGCCGGCGCGCGCGACGGTACAGGTGGCTCGCTTGCCGAAGGGCGCCCGCGTCGAGATCGATGCCATCGCGCGCCGCGGCTGA
- a CDS encoding (2Fe-2S) ferredoxin domain-containing protein: MARRKRYLFVCVNRRPDGAPKGSCAARGSVELHAKLKTMLKERGLAAVEARACTSSCLDTCWVGPSIAVEPDGYFYGRVTEADLPEIVDALEKGEPVQRLLLSDDDFIEPRELKKLNG; the protein is encoded by the coding sequence ATGGCTCGACGCAAGCGCTACCTGTTCGTGTGTGTGAACCGTCGTCCGGACGGTGCGCCCAAGGGATCCTGCGCCGCCCGCGGCTCCGTGGAGCTCCATGCCAAGCTGAAGACCATGCTCAAGGAGCGGGGCTTGGCGGCGGTGGAGGCGCGGGCGTGCACGTCCAGCTGCCTGGACACGTGCTGGGTCGGACCCAGCATCGCGGTGGAGCCCGATGGCTACTTCTACGGCCGAGTCACCGAAGCCGACCTTCCGGAAATCGTCGACGCGTTGGAGAAGGGCGAGCCCGTGCAGCGCTTGCTGCTCTCCGACGACGACTTCATCGAGCCGCGTGAGCTCAAGAAACTGAACGGTTGA
- a CDS encoding isochorismatase family protein — translation MDRLDPKHTAVIVVDIQDRLAAVMPQEQRAEVVRAARILIESARVLGAPVLATEQYPKGLGSTVPEVSELLSAAEAPRFEKTDFSACDAAGFSDALSATGAKAVVLLGMESHVCVFQTARDLVARGYDVYVPIDGVASRRDDHRATGIGLCEKAGAVRTTSESVAFDWLARAGSDAFKQISKLIR, via the coding sequence ATGGACCGTCTCGATCCGAAGCACACCGCCGTCATCGTCGTCGACATTCAGGACCGCCTCGCCGCGGTCATGCCCCAAGAGCAACGCGCCGAAGTGGTGCGGGCCGCGCGTATCCTGATCGAGTCCGCGCGCGTGCTCGGTGCGCCGGTGCTGGCCACGGAGCAATACCCGAAGGGCCTCGGGTCGACGGTGCCGGAGGTGAGCGAGCTGCTCTCGGCGGCAGAGGCGCCGCGTTTCGAGAAGACGGATTTCTCTGCTTGCGATGCCGCAGGCTTCTCGGACGCGCTGTCGGCGACCGGGGCCAAGGCGGTCGTGCTGCTGGGCATGGAGAGTCACGTGTGCGTGTTCCAGACGGCGCGGGATTTGGTGGCGCGGGGCTACGACGTGTACGTGCCCATCGACGGCGTGGCCTCCCGCCGCGACGATCACCGCGCGACGGGCATCGGGCTGTGCGAAAAGGCCGGCGCCGTGCGGACCACGAGCGAGAGCGTGGCCTTCGACTGGCTCGCGCGGGCGGGCTCGGACGCCTTCAAGCAGATATCCAAGCTGATCCGCTGA
- a CDS encoding sigma-54-dependent Fis family transcriptional regulator, giving the protein MVDTMAAGPDTSASSRESDAPPSAPTAANADVTVLVVDDEASNLTSLQKIFQREGMRVFAADGAKAALDVARKHRVQVVLTDLMMPGVNGVELLRALKEISPDTEVVMMTAYGTVETAVQAMREGAYDFVEKPLKRMTIVKSVRKAAERHSLVAENRSLREELKLLTTREIVGQSPALRRVLDIATQAAPSSATVLVLGESGTGKELIARYIHEKSARASGPFVAVNCAAIPETILEAELFGHERGAFTGAVSKREGRFAKARGGTLFLDEIGELTPAVQVKILRVLQEGEYEPVGGNTVKADVRIVAATNRDLTAEVEAGRFREDLFYRLNVIAVTAPPLRNRREDIPLLVDHFLGVYCKKNGRTRLEVSKEALGKLMDYSWPGNVRELENVVERAAVLCRSDVLALEDLPEVVAQASAPTPSALTFPIGTPLSEVEHRMIRETLGYTSGDKSLAAQLLGISTRTIYRKLGETE; this is encoded by the coding sequence ATGGTCGACACCATGGCAGCGGGACCGGACACATCGGCATCCAGTCGCGAGAGCGACGCGCCCCCCTCCGCGCCGACGGCAGCGAACGCGGACGTCACGGTGTTGGTGGTGGACGACGAAGCGTCGAACCTCACCAGCCTGCAGAAGATCTTCCAGCGGGAGGGCATGCGGGTGTTCGCAGCAGATGGCGCCAAGGCCGCTCTCGATGTCGCGCGCAAGCACCGCGTGCAAGTGGTGCTCACGGACCTGATGATGCCGGGGGTGAACGGCGTGGAGCTCTTGCGCGCGCTGAAAGAGATTTCTCCGGACACCGAGGTCGTGATGATGACGGCCTACGGTACGGTGGAGACCGCGGTACAGGCCATGCGCGAGGGCGCTTACGACTTCGTGGAGAAGCCACTCAAGCGCATGACGATCGTGAAGAGCGTGCGCAAGGCGGCCGAGCGGCACTCGTTGGTGGCGGAGAACCGTTCGCTGCGCGAGGAGCTGAAGCTCCTCACCACGCGGGAGATCGTGGGTCAGAGCCCGGCGCTGCGCCGCGTCCTCGACATCGCCACCCAAGCGGCGCCGTCCAGCGCCACGGTGCTGGTGCTGGGGGAGAGCGGAACCGGCAAGGAGCTCATCGCTCGCTACATTCACGAAAAGAGCGCGCGCGCCTCGGGTCCGTTCGTGGCCGTGAACTGCGCGGCGATCCCGGAAACCATCCTGGAAGCCGAGCTTTTCGGCCACGAGCGCGGGGCCTTCACCGGTGCCGTCAGCAAGCGGGAAGGGCGCTTCGCCAAGGCCCGAGGTGGGACCTTGTTCCTGGACGAGATCGGCGAGCTGACGCCGGCGGTGCAGGTGAAGATCTTGCGGGTGCTGCAGGAGGGTGAGTACGAGCCGGTGGGCGGCAACACGGTGAAGGCCGACGTGCGCATCGTCGCGGCGACCAATCGCGACCTGACGGCCGAGGTGGAGGCAGGGCGCTTCCGTGAAGATCTCTTCTATCGCCTCAACGTGATCGCGGTGACCGCGCCGCCACTTCGCAATCGCCGCGAGGACATCCCGCTGCTCGTGGACCATTTCTTGGGCGTGTACTGCAAGAAGAACGGCCGCACGCGTCTCGAGGTGTCGAAGGAAGCGCTCGGAAAGCTCATGGATTACTCCTGGCCGGGCAACGTGCGCGAGCTCGAGAACGTGGTGGAGCGCGCAGCGGTGTTGTGTCGCTCGGACGTGCTCGCCCTCGAGGATCTGCCGGAGGTGGTGGCGCAGGCCAGTGCGCCCACGCCGTCGGCGCTCACCTTTCCGATCGGTACGCCGCTGTCGGAGGTCGAGCACCGCATGATCCGCGAGACCTTGGGCTACACCAGCGGCGACAAGTCCCTGGCCGCCCAACTGCTCGGCATCTCCACCCGCACCATCTACCGAAAGCTCGGCGAGACCGAGTAG
- a CDS encoding general secretion pathway protein GspC, with amino-acid sequence MAIDALLKKYFTLVILGLVALMAYFQASGTTELVGASIGVDASTLAQAPPPSRDLSALRAASANKRSKSAEPILSRNPFDHETGPLNAQSVELPMAQSQKPDLSDPLSAQHCGEIRVSIVTESMDPTWSIAAMQGPGEARPTIRRVGDKVGSGEVAYIGFNPVERSPAVWVTTGGSLCQALLFSEQPTPKPQAAAPSPTPTPQPTRGGPSPVPSDIASKIQKVSETEFQVDRSVVDKILENQAELMRSARIVPEQQAGKVVGIRLFGIRPDTLLGTLGFQNGDRLESINGFNMASPEKALEAYARLRTASNLNVKVNRRGNPMSIDFRIK; translated from the coding sequence GTGGCAATCGACGCACTGCTCAAGAAGTATTTCACGCTCGTGATCCTGGGGCTGGTCGCCCTGATGGCGTACTTCCAGGCATCGGGGACCACCGAGCTCGTGGGTGCGTCCATCGGTGTAGACGCTTCCACTCTCGCCCAGGCGCCGCCGCCCTCCCGAGATCTGTCGGCGTTGCGCGCGGCCAGTGCCAACAAGCGGAGCAAGAGCGCCGAGCCGATCTTGTCGCGCAATCCCTTCGATCACGAGACCGGGCCGTTGAACGCGCAGAGCGTGGAGCTGCCCATGGCCCAGAGCCAGAAGCCGGATCTCTCGGACCCCTTGAGCGCGCAGCACTGCGGCGAAATCCGCGTGAGCATCGTGACCGAGTCCATGGACCCCACCTGGTCCATCGCAGCCATGCAGGGCCCAGGAGAAGCCCGGCCCACCATCCGTCGCGTGGGCGACAAGGTGGGCAGCGGTGAGGTCGCCTACATCGGATTCAATCCCGTGGAGCGCAGCCCCGCCGTGTGGGTGACCACTGGCGGCTCCCTGTGTCAGGCGTTGCTGTTCTCCGAGCAGCCGACGCCCAAGCCGCAAGCCGCGGCGCCCAGCCCCACGCCCACGCCTCAGCCCACCCGCGGTGGGCCGTCCCCGGTACCGTCCGACATCGCCAGCAAGATCCAGAAGGTGAGCGAGACGGAGTTCCAGGTGGACCGCTCCGTGGTGGACAAGATCCTGGAAAACCAGGCCGAGCTGATGCGCTCGGCGCGAATCGTTCCGGAGCAGCAGGCCGGCAAGGTGGTCGGCATTCGCTTGTTCGGCATTCGCCCGGACACCCTCCTCGGCACCCTGGGTTTCCAAAACGGCGACCGGCTCGAGTCCATCAACGGATTCAACATGGCCAGTCCCGAGAAGGCCCTCGAGGCGTACGCGCGCCTTCGGACCGCGAGCAACCTCAACGTGAAAGTGAACCGCCGCGGCAACCCGATGAGCATCGACTTTCGGATCAAGTGA
- the gspD gene encoding type II secretion system secretin GspD produces MYRSFRTWAITWLLGSAALLTAAPSIAQAPPIRSRPTPRLPTPIRPGAPRPVGAPNPPPPTTGGAAGTATPKTGTATPEPPGAKGPLPDSMESIAKATDVPFRPKPMGAMVKFNLQDADLAELVNHISGMTGKRFIYGPKVRQIKATVVSPAPVTLAEAYEAFLSILEANGMTVIPHGRFLKIVDSGGIVAQPTPVYSRGAPIPDADRFITRLYRLKYVSAEEASQLLAKFKSKEGDISIYAPGQLLIITDTGTNVRRMIRLVEEVDVGGAGSRMWIEPVHYGSAADMAKRINELFDLQGQNGQGGGNNGGLAKVVADEQTNSLIVVGTEDSYMKLLELMKRIDTQPAAEGKVHVLPLQNATAEDLANVLTQMLQGQQGRQPGQPGTPGAAGMFEGEIHVIADKSTNSLIVTSSGRDYASMRLVVDKLDKPRRQVFIEAVIMDVSVDRSMRLGVSFHGGTTTNLGGGSDTLLLGGFEAGNSLTFPANPDLLQGVALGARGPELSGTSNLLGTGLSIPAFGVVLNALAQSGDANVLSTPHILATDNTPAEISVGENIPLQENIGGSSALSNLAIPGQAGANQALSSFLPSFGFNTPRQDVGTKIKVTPHINESNQIRLEIEQEISERGATSGSLGAVSITKRTASTTAVVDDQQTIVIGGMMRDALVKSRKKVPVLGDLPVLGFLFRHSESSTRKTNLLLILTPTVINNQEDLRKIFERKMQERQEFIDRYFVFASQDWKPPRDYSRTNGLVEDIRQAYREVEERQRLEEESAPKEKLEHKPTEPIELPQSIKPGSGGGAAPAPTPTPTTPRRRTRPRRTPTPRPTPTPTPPRTENESPIRINPIARSVNVERVE; encoded by the coding sequence ATGTATCGAAGCTTTCGCACCTGGGCGATCACCTGGCTCCTGGGCTCCGCCGCTCTACTCACCGCGGCGCCGAGCATCGCTCAGGCTCCTCCCATTCGCTCCCGCCCCACCCCGAGACTCCCTACTCCCATTCGTCCTGGGGCGCCCAGGCCCGTGGGGGCGCCGAATCCGCCGCCGCCAACGACGGGCGGTGCAGCCGGAACCGCTACGCCCAAGACGGGGACCGCCACGCCCGAGCCGCCCGGCGCCAAGGGCCCGTTGCCGGACAGCATGGAGTCCATCGCCAAGGCGACGGACGTTCCATTTCGTCCCAAGCCCATGGGCGCGATGGTGAAGTTCAACCTCCAGGACGCGGACCTGGCGGAGCTGGTCAATCACATCAGTGGCATGACCGGCAAGCGCTTCATCTACGGACCCAAGGTGAGGCAGATCAAAGCCACCGTCGTTTCGCCGGCCCCCGTCACGCTGGCCGAGGCCTACGAGGCGTTCCTCTCGATCCTGGAAGCCAACGGCATGACGGTCATCCCCCACGGCCGCTTCCTGAAGATCGTGGATAGCGGCGGCATCGTCGCCCAGCCCACCCCGGTGTATTCGCGCGGCGCTCCCATACCCGACGCGGACCGCTTCATCACGCGGCTGTATCGCCTGAAGTACGTGTCGGCGGAAGAGGCCAGCCAGCTGCTCGCCAAGTTCAAGAGCAAAGAGGGAGACATCAGCATCTATGCGCCGGGGCAGTTGCTGATCATCACCGACACCGGCACCAACGTCCGCCGCATGATCCGCCTGGTCGAGGAGGTCGACGTCGGTGGTGCGGGCTCTCGGATGTGGATCGAGCCGGTGCACTACGGCTCCGCCGCGGACATGGCCAAGCGCATCAACGAGCTGTTCGACCTGCAAGGGCAGAACGGCCAGGGCGGGGGCAACAACGGCGGACTCGCCAAGGTCGTCGCGGACGAGCAGACCAACTCGCTCATCGTCGTCGGTACGGAAGATTCCTACATGAAGCTCCTCGAGCTCATGAAGCGCATCGACACGCAGCCGGCGGCGGAGGGCAAGGTCCACGTCCTGCCGCTGCAGAACGCCACCGCGGAAGATCTTGCCAACGTGCTGACGCAAATGCTGCAAGGGCAGCAGGGGCGGCAGCCGGGCCAACCCGGAACGCCGGGTGCCGCGGGCATGTTCGAAGGCGAGATCCACGTCATCGCGGACAAGTCCACCAACTCGCTGATCGTGACCTCGTCCGGACGCGACTACGCCTCCATGCGCCTGGTGGTCGACAAGCTCGACAAGCCGCGCCGGCAGGTGTTCATCGAGGCCGTGATCATGGACGTGTCCGTGGACCGTTCCATGCGGCTCGGCGTGTCGTTTCACGGCGGCACCACCACGAACCTGGGTGGAGGCAGTGACACGCTGCTCCTGGGTGGCTTCGAAGCGGGCAACTCGCTGACGTTCCCGGCGAACCCCGATCTGTTGCAGGGCGTGGCGCTGGGCGCTCGCGGACCCGAGCTCAGCGGCACCAGCAACTTGTTGGGCACCGGCCTCAGCATTCCCGCCTTCGGCGTGGTGTTGAACGCCCTGGCTCAGAGCGGCGATGCGAACGTGCTGTCCACTCCCCACATCTTGGCGACGGACAACACGCCCGCGGAGATCAGCGTGGGCGAGAACATCCCACTGCAAGAGAACATCGGTGGCAGTAGCGCCCTCTCGAACCTGGCGATCCCGGGACAGGCCGGCGCCAATCAGGCGCTTTCGTCGTTCTTGCCCAGCTTCGGCTTCAACACGCCGCGCCAGGACGTGGGCACCAAGATCAAGGTCACCCCGCACATCAACGAGTCCAATCAGATTCGCCTCGAGATCGAGCAAGAGATCAGCGAGCGTGGCGCCACCAGCGGCTCGCTGGGTGCGGTGTCCATCACCAAGCGCACGGCGAGCACCACCGCGGTGGTGGACGATCAGCAGACCATCGTGATTGGCGGCATGATGCGGGACGCCCTGGTGAAGAGCCGGAAGAAGGTGCCGGTTCTCGGCGACCTTCCGGTGCTGGGGTTCTTGTTCCGCCACTCCGAGTCGTCCACGCGGAAGACCAACCTGCTTTTGATCCTGACGCCGACGGTCATCAACAACCAGGAAGACCTGCGCAAGATCTTCGAGCGCAAGATGCAGGAGCGGCAAGAGTTCATCGACCGCTACTTCGTTTTCGCGAGCCAAGATTGGAAGCCGCCGCGGGACTACTCCCGCACCAACGGTCTGGTGGAAGACATCCGGCAGGCCTACCGCGAAGTGGAAGAGCGCCAGCGTCTCGAGGAAGAGAGCGCGCCGAAGGAGAAGCTCGAGCACAAGCCTACGGAGCCGATCGAGCTGCCGCAGTCGATCAAGCCCGGCAGCGGTGGGGGAGCCGCCCCGGCACCGACGCCAACGCCCACGACGCCGCGCCGCCGAACCCGGCCGCGCCGCACTCCGACGCCCCGGCCCACGCCCACGCCGACGCCGCCGCGTACGGAAAACGAGTCTCCCATCCGCATCAACCCCATCGCGCGCAGCGTGAACGTGGAGCGCGTGGAATGA
- the gspE gene encoding type II secretion system ATPase GspE codes for MTMTEQRALGDILVRHGVVTPEVLEPLYTQQREKGAQLTELLVQAKAASEADVARALAIECGLSFQERVDIEEVPTHTATRLPIGYAKNHKVLILGEYDDRVEIVCGDPLDTDALDDVRATFGKPVVARVAAPDTVVDAINRVYERQDTHSELESDEEIRDDNEVDILESDEDAPIIRWVNGLFFSAVKERASDIHIEPEEKEVLVRFRIDGQLYVARRASRQFMSSVVARVKIMAGLNIAEKRLPQDGRISLRIAGRSIDVRVSTIPTSRDHERIVMRLLHKTNVLLELTDLGFAERDFHLMTGLIQRPNGIILVTGPTGSGKTTTLYGCLNKINHPKINILTAEDPVEYEIGGIHQVAVQPKIGLTFASALRAFLRQDPDVIMVGEIRDRETAEIAIHASMTGHLVLSTIHTNDAAGAVTRLVEMEIEPFLVRSTVIGILAQRLVRLLCQYCKEPYQASEFELSQLGIDRERTRRRDERRVSPRYQAHGVDYQPVGWRDPDNMPTFFRARGCDKCEQKGFTGRIGIYELMVADDAVGSLVLQNADAQTIKRAAQGQGMDSLRDDGARKVLMGRTTVEEVVAATQEDVIVDE; via the coding sequence ATGACGATGACGGAGCAGCGCGCCCTCGGGGACATCCTCGTTCGCCACGGCGTGGTCACGCCGGAGGTGCTCGAGCCCCTGTACACGCAGCAGCGTGAAAAGGGTGCGCAGCTCACCGAGCTCTTGGTTCAGGCCAAGGCCGCCAGCGAGGCCGACGTCGCGCGCGCTCTGGCCATCGAGTGCGGGCTCTCGTTTCAGGAGCGGGTCGACATCGAGGAGGTACCGACACACACCGCCACGCGCCTGCCCATCGGCTACGCCAAGAACCACAAGGTCCTGATCCTGGGGGAGTACGACGACCGCGTGGAGATCGTGTGCGGTGACCCGCTGGATACGGACGCCCTTGACGACGTGCGGGCCACCTTCGGCAAGCCCGTCGTGGCTCGCGTGGCGGCGCCGGACACGGTGGTGGACGCCATCAACCGGGTCTACGAGCGACAGGACACGCACAGCGAGCTGGAGTCGGACGAGGAGATCCGGGACGACAACGAGGTCGACATCCTCGAGTCGGACGAGGATGCGCCCATCATTCGCTGGGTCAACGGACTGTTCTTCTCCGCGGTGAAGGAGCGAGCGAGCGACATTCACATCGAGCCGGAGGAGAAAGAGGTCCTGGTTCGCTTCCGCATCGACGGACAGCTGTACGTCGCGCGGCGGGCCAGCCGGCAGTTCATGAGCAGCGTGGTGGCGCGCGTCAAGATCATGGCGGGGTTGAACATCGCGGAGAAGCGCCTGCCTCAGGACGGTCGCATCTCGCTCCGCATCGCCGGCCGCAGCATCGATGTGCGCGTGAGCACCATTCCCACCAGTCGGGATCACGAGCGCATCGTGATGCGTCTCCTGCACAAGACGAACGTGCTCCTGGAGCTCACGGATCTCGGCTTCGCCGAGCGCGACTTCCACCTGATGACCGGGCTCATTCAGCGCCCGAACGGCATCATCTTGGTGACGGGTCCGACGGGCAGCGGCAAGACCACGACGCTGTACGGCTGCTTGAACAAGATCAACCACCCGAAGATCAACATCCTCACGGCGGAAGATCCGGTGGAGTACGAGATCGGCGGGATCCACCAGGTGGCAGTGCAGCCCAAGATCGGCCTCACCTTCGCCAGCGCCTTGCGCGCCTTCTTGCGTCAGGACCCGGATGTCATCATGGTGGGCGAGATCCGCGACCGGGAGACGGCGGAAATCGCCATTCACGCGTCGATGACCGGTCACTTGGTGCTCAGCACCATCCACACGAACGACGCCGCCGGCGCGGTGACGCGCCTGGTGGAAATGGAAATCGAGCCGTTCTTGGTACGCTCGACCGTGATCGGGATCCTCGCGCAGCGCCTCGTGCGTCTGTTGTGCCAGTACTGCAAGGAGCCTTACCAGGCGAGCGAGTTCGAGCTCAGCCAGCTGGGCATCGACAGGGAACGGACCCGACGGCGAGACGAGCGGCGGGTGTCGCCGCGCTATCAGGCCCACGGCGTGGACTATCAGCCCGTGGGCTGGCGCGATCCCGACAACATGCCGACGTTCTTCCGTGCTCGCGGCTGCGACAAGTGTGAGCAAAAGGGGTTCACCGGCCGCATCGGGATCTACGAGCTGATGGTGGCGGACGACGCCGTTGGCTCGTTGGTGCTACAAAATGCCGACGCACAGACGATCAAGCGCGCCGCGCAGGGCCAGGGCATGGACAGCTTGAGAGACGATGGTGCTCGCAAGGTGCTCATGGGGCGCACCACGGTAGAAGAGGTGGTGGCGGCCACGCAGGAGGACGTCATCGTCGACGAGTGA